ATTTGTTTAATAATTGGGGTTAATTAATTTAAGGATTCTTTAATTAAAGGTCTAACGGATTGGACTATATTTTAAATGATCCGATATGTATCGCGTGCGTGGGGACCGACAGTGCTGGCTCATTGCTGTATGGATTTTGTTTTAGATAAGCACGAGCTTTTGATCCATTCCATAGTTTTCAATAAAGTGTTATCTCCTTTCCTCTAAAACAAGAGGAATTTTTCAATGGGatatgatatccacacaccattttttacttctttcacatcttttcggttttcggccgtcggattagatgaattgaagaaaatcaacagacaaaaattaacaagggtgtgagagaagtaaaaagaggtgtgtggatagcacacccctttttcAATATGCCGAGAATACAGTACGATACAccaaaatatttatataaaaaattatgataCTTTGTATACCAGATTACATTTCCGGCACATTTCCGGCACACTGAAAATTTCTCCTAAAACACCCCACATGCAAAAAGCTCACCAATAAAATGTCAGCATCCTATTACAAGGGTTGGTCAATGCAATACATTAAACCGACAGGGACTTCTCTGCAACGAAAATGTTACTGTAATAATTGCACTAAAAGTACGTAATAACCTTTGAAATACTGTCACAGTGATAGCATGGTGTAAGAAAGCATCATTTGTGAGGAGGTCCCACTGTTTTAGCAATTATCAATTATCTAGGATTTAGTTTATGGTAATCCATGTTTAATTGTTCAATAACTATAGCTTCACGCAGAATAAAACATGATCAAGCAATGCATAGGAACAAATCAACTTACACATACTGCCTACAAAATCATAAAAGCCAAAACAAAAGAGAAGAACCTTTGGTGcaacttctcttttcttttcttgaggATGAACTTAATCCGGAACCACTCCCCAAATCCTTTCGAGGTTAAGTCTTCGCGGCGGGTCTCACCAACCCTAATCCGGAACCACTCCCCAAATGCTTGAAGTCTCTTGCTTCAAGATTATCATCGTGCCCGGCAAAGCCGGTTCCTCCTTTTGCCAAGTTCACCAAGTTCCTTTCTTTGCATCCCTTGCTGCAAACAAGGCAAACCTTATCTACGGCCATGAACTTATCAGCACATTTCTTACAAAAGACATGCCCGCATGAACTAAGGGCCACGAGCGACAGCGTGTTGGTCAAAGTAACCTTACAGCTCGGACAGATAAGTGTCTTATCCAGAGATGAAGTCTTCTTCTCGTTACTGTCTTCTGTGTAATACACAGAGAATAGGGACTTCAGCTTTAGTTTCTCATTTCCTTCTGGACAGACCGTGCTCATAGAGGGAGCATCTACTTTAACAGGAGCTGCCGGTGTAGCAGAAGGCAGCCAAAAGGCTTTCATTGTCCGAAGAGCCTCCTCTTCATAAGAAGTGACCTTCACACTGTTTGCCCCGTGGAAACCAGTCTTATCTTGGCTCTGGTTTCTATCATTGTATTGTGGAATTGCGCCGTGGTTTTGCTGATCAAAAGCCTCAAGCTCTCTAGCTTTCTGCTGCATTAACCGATCATCTTCCTCGTTCTTTTCTTGCTTCTGCTGAGCAGTATGTGCAGCTAGCTTTCTGGCAAGTGGAAGAAACACCTTAAGCACAAACCACATAAATAATAGAATTTGTAGATATTTAGGGGTGGTGAAAGGCCCATTGCATACCCATTTATTTGGGTACCATTACCAACAAGGTGTATTTCACCATCACCAGTACCAACACCACCATTACCACCTTGTTAGTGGTGgtacaaaataaatgggtaCCCGATTGCCACCCCTATTGATTACACCTTGGTGAA
This genomic interval from Malus domestica chromosome 05, GDT2T_hap1 contains the following:
- the LOC103434673 gene encoding E3 ubiquitin-protein ligase CSU1-like, with amino-acid sequence MPQRHSKNNNDLAFFTYDEKKKLGYGTQRERLGRDSIKPFDACCLCLKPFIDPMCCQKGHVFCKECILECLLSQKKDIHRKLAAHTAQQKQEKNEEDDRLMQQKARELEAFDQQNHGAIPQYNDRNQSQDKTGFHGANSVKVTSYEEEALRTMKAFWLPSATPAAPVKVDAPSMSTVCPEGNEKLKLKSLFSVYYTEDSNEKKTSSLDKTLICPSCKVTLTNTLSLVALSSCGHVFCKKCADKFMAVDKVCLVCSKGCKERNLVNLAKGGTGFAGHDDNLEARDFKHLGSGSGLGLVRPAAKT